A portion of the Bifidobacterium bifidum ATCC 29521 = JCM 1255 = DSM 20456 genome contains these proteins:
- the sufD gene encoding Fe-S cluster assembly protein SufD translates to MASNNTEITIPVADPNDPYAVPAAMPSSADREPRSFDVNDFAVPERKQDDWRYTPLDRIGEFFDVFKPSGETIIAISYADGTAVDEKHVAVSQCALGEGVSGTVSKPSDRAAAVEWNSGRTATVIELSGEIAQPVLVNVIGSGDDLDALHLVISTADEAHADVIVEHHGLARLAEGVEIVTGKNSHVSTTFVQEWEKGSKHVGNQRIHVGEGASLRHSVVTLGGDVVRIRMDQDFGGEQGDLNMLGIYFVDPGEHIEHRTMVVHNHPECKSRVVYKGALDGKDAHSTWVGNALIAPTAPGTDSYELNRNLVLTPGAIADSEPNLEIENGNIIGAGHASSVGRFDDEELFYLQSRGIPETEARKLVVRGFFGELVEEIGVPFIAEHLMNVIDRRLARGESDAMKAVLEDK, encoded by the coding sequence ATGGCATCGAACAATACTGAAATCACCATTCCCGTCGCGGATCCGAACGACCCGTACGCGGTGCCGGCGGCCATGCCGTCGAGCGCCGACAGGGAGCCGCGCTCGTTCGACGTGAACGATTTCGCCGTGCCGGAGCGCAAGCAGGACGATTGGCGCTACACGCCGCTCGATCGCATCGGAGAGTTCTTCGACGTGTTCAAGCCGAGCGGGGAGACGATCATCGCGATCAGTTACGCCGATGGCACCGCGGTCGACGAAAAGCACGTGGCCGTCAGCCAGTGCGCCCTCGGCGAAGGAGTCTCCGGCACGGTCTCCAAGCCCAGCGATCGGGCGGCCGCCGTCGAGTGGAATTCCGGGCGTACCGCAACGGTGATCGAGCTGTCGGGCGAGATCGCCCAGCCGGTGCTGGTCAACGTGATCGGCAGCGGCGACGACCTCGATGCCCTGCATCTGGTCATCTCGACGGCCGATGAGGCCCACGCCGACGTCATCGTCGAGCACCACGGTCTGGCCCGTCTCGCCGAAGGCGTGGAAATCGTCACCGGCAAGAACTCCCACGTCTCCACCACCTTCGTGCAGGAGTGGGAGAAGGGCTCCAAGCACGTCGGCAACCAGCGCATCCACGTCGGCGAGGGCGCATCCCTGCGCCACTCCGTCGTCACACTCGGCGGCGACGTGGTCCGTATCCGCATGGATCAGGACTTCGGCGGCGAGCAGGGCGACCTCAACATGCTCGGCATCTACTTCGTCGACCCCGGCGAGCACATCGAGCACCGCACGATGGTGGTGCACAACCATCCCGAGTGCAAGTCCCGTGTGGTCTACAAGGGCGCGCTCGACGGCAAGGACGCGCACTCCACCTGGGTGGGCAATGCGCTGATCGCGCCGACCGCGCCGGGCACCGACTCGTATGAGCTCAACCGCAACCTCGTGCTCACCCCGGGCGCGATCGCCGATTCGGAGCCGAACCTCGAAATCGAGAACGGCAACATCATCGGCGCCGGACACGCGAGCTCCGTGGGCCGTTTCGACGACGAGGAACTGTTCTATCTGCAGTCGCGAGGTATCCCCGAAACGGAGGCCCGCAAGCTCGTCGTACGCGGGTTCTTCGGAGAACTCGTCGAAGAGATCGGCGTGCCATTCATCGCCGAACACCTGATGAACGTAATCGACCGCCGCCTCGCCCGCGGCGAAAGCGACGCCATGAAAGCCGTATTGGAGGATAAGTAA
- a CDS encoding response regulator, with product MVDDDRRSLDSLERLVLEMTPGLRIAWSVIDGPRAVSLTLDARTRPDLVLVDLSMESMSGVMVCRRIRRRDSMVKLLAMTSFAKETFGFDVAQAGAQGLVSKNDEQEILEGLATVLGGGVYGDFGFVDARASFDQLAHETPKRADLVSNREVQVLDLMSRGLTDLSIAKRLGIKAATVRKHAQSSMQKLNAENRVQAVLKWTGHHTEDGMRRQG from the coding sequence ATGGTTGATGATGACAGGCGGTCATTGGATTCGCTGGAGCGTCTCGTTCTCGAAATGACACCTGGACTGCGCATAGCCTGGTCGGTCATCGACGGGCCGCGCGCCGTGAGCCTGACGCTGGACGCCCGGACGAGACCAGATCTGGTCCTGGTCGACCTGTCGATGGAATCCATGTCGGGCGTCATGGTATGCCGTCGTATCCGCCGACGCGACAGCATGGTGAAGCTTCTGGCCATGACCTCGTTCGCCAAGGAGACGTTCGGATTCGACGTGGCGCAGGCCGGCGCCCAAGGACTGGTCAGCAAGAACGACGAGCAGGAAATACTCGAAGGCTTGGCGACGGTACTTGGCGGAGGCGTTTACGGTGATTTCGGGTTCGTTGACGCCCGTGCCTCATTCGACCAGCTCGCGCATGAGACGCCGAAACGGGCTGACCTGGTCTCCAACCGCGAAGTGCAGGTGCTCGATCTTATGTCGCGTGGGCTGACCGACCTATCGATAGCGAAACGACTCGGCATTAAAGCGGCCACCGTGCGCAAGCACGCGCAGTCATCCATGCAGAAGCTCAACGCCGAAAACCGCGTCCAGGCGGTGCTCAAATGGACCGGGCATCATACCGAAGACGGCATGCGCCGTCAGGGATGA
- a CDS encoding bifunctional shikimate kinase/3-dehydroquinate synthase has translation MPTRPVAVIIGMMGAGKTRVGKEVAQLMSLPFADADVEIEHEVGMRIPEYFERHGEPAFREVESEVIAGMLHGFGGVFALGGGAPMTPAVQDDLKEYIEDGGKVVYLMADPREAMERAHRGGGRPMLQGDADARWKKLYRQRDPVYYRVANVHVETYGQTPLAAARKMMDMITERTVHVTGATIEDYDVSIGEGAMNHLSEVLGPKPVRIALIHTQPVQRHSDRARTLLRQGGYQVSDIVIPDAEAGKTIEVANGIWQRLGDEGFTRSDAVVGVGGGAATDLAGFVAATWMRGVRYVNCPTSLLAMVDASTGGKTGINTPQGKNLVGSFYTPAGVLADLKTLVSLPNDIFIEGLGEVAKSGFIKDPEILHILEEHAAELRAFDGATFLGSGLENVVAELIERTVRVKAYHVSADLKEAGLREFLNYGHTLAHAIEKLEHFRWRHGNAVAVGCVYAAELGHLLGYIDQDLVDYHRSLLGSLGLPTSWNGGTFDEVLALMHRDKKARGNKLRFVVLDSIGHPVHLDDPPADAVEEAFRRIQA, from the coding sequence ATGCCCACTCGACCAGTCGCCGTCATCATCGGTATGATGGGCGCCGGGAAGACCCGTGTCGGCAAGGAGGTCGCGCAGCTGATGTCGCTGCCGTTCGCGGATGCCGACGTCGAAATCGAGCACGAGGTCGGCATGCGCATCCCCGAATATTTCGAGCGTCACGGCGAACCCGCGTTCCGCGAGGTCGAATCCGAGGTCATCGCCGGGATGCTGCACGGGTTCGGAGGCGTCTTCGCCCTGGGCGGCGGCGCTCCGATGACGCCCGCGGTGCAGGACGATCTCAAGGAATACATCGAGGACGGCGGCAAGGTCGTGTATCTCATGGCCGACCCGCGCGAGGCCATGGAACGGGCCCATCGCGGTGGTGGCCGGCCGATGCTGCAGGGGGACGCCGATGCCCGCTGGAAGAAGCTGTACCGCCAGCGCGACCCGGTGTACTACCGGGTGGCGAACGTCCATGTCGAAACATACGGGCAGACGCCGCTCGCCGCGGCGAGGAAGATGATGGATATGATTACCGAACGAACGGTTCATGTGACCGGCGCGACCATCGAGGATTATGACGTGAGCATCGGGGAAGGGGCGATGAACCACCTCTCCGAGGTGCTGGGGCCGAAGCCGGTCCGGATAGCCCTGATCCACACGCAGCCGGTGCAGCGTCATTCCGACCGTGCCCGCACGCTGCTGCGACAAGGCGGCTACCAGGTGTCGGACATCGTGATCCCCGACGCCGAAGCGGGCAAGACGATCGAGGTCGCCAACGGCATCTGGCAGCGGCTCGGCGACGAGGGCTTCACACGCTCCGACGCCGTGGTGGGCGTCGGCGGAGGCGCCGCCACGGATCTGGCCGGTTTCGTGGCCGCCACATGGATGCGCGGCGTGCGGTACGTCAATTGCCCCACGTCGCTGCTCGCCATGGTGGACGCCTCCACGGGCGGCAAGACCGGCATCAACACGCCGCAGGGCAAGAACCTCGTCGGGTCGTTCTACACGCCTGCCGGCGTGCTCGCCGACCTCAAGACACTCGTCTCGCTGCCCAACGACATCTTCATCGAAGGGCTGGGCGAGGTCGCCAAATCGGGATTCATCAAGGACCCCGAAATCCTGCACATCCTTGAAGAGCATGCGGCCGAACTTCGCGCATTCGACGGGGCTACGTTCCTTGGCAGCGGTCTGGAGAACGTGGTCGCCGAGCTGATCGAGCGCACGGTCCGGGTCAAGGCGTACCACGTCTCCGCGGACCTCAAGGAAGCGGGCCTGCGTGAATTCCTCAACTACGGCCATACACTCGCCCACGCCATCGAAAAACTTGAGCATTTCCGCTGGCGCCACGGCAACGCGGTCGCGGTCGGATGCGTGTATGCGGCGGAATTGGGTCATCTGCTGGGCTATATCGACCAGGATCTGGTCGATTATCACCGCTCTCTGCTTGGCTCGCTCGGTCTGCCGACCTCATGGAACGGCGGCACGTTCGACGAAGTGCTGGCGCTGATGCACCGCGACAAGAAGGCTCGTGGCAACAAGCTGCGGTTCGTCGTGCTCGATTCGATCGGCCATCCGGTGCATCTGGACGATCCGCCGGCGGACGCGGTCGAGGAGGCGTTCAGACGTATCCAGGCGTGA
- a CDS encoding prepilin peptidase, producing MTYLAYLPSLICGIAVSVEDIRRRRVPRLWIAIGCLAQLVAVIIVAVMANTMFLLVQAPLFAVLSAVLQAGLAMVKPGSMGFGDVTCTLAMGLAVGMAGLTAVVVWWLAMGLLGLAWMALWLRFDPQRRSDHAGKVPFAPAIVCAAVVAVIATTLL from the coding sequence ATGACCTACCTTGCATACCTTCCCAGCTTGATATGTGGTATCGCCGTGAGTGTCGAGGACATTCGGCGCCGGCGCGTGCCGCGCCTGTGGATCGCCATCGGGTGCCTGGCACAGCTGGTGGCGGTCATCATCGTCGCCGTCATGGCGAACACGATGTTCCTGCTGGTGCAGGCCCCTCTGTTCGCCGTGCTCAGTGCCGTGCTGCAGGCCGGGCTGGCGATGGTCAAGCCCGGATCGATGGGGTTCGGCGACGTGACCTGCACGCTGGCCATGGGCCTGGCCGTGGGGATGGCCGGGCTGACCGCCGTGGTGGTCTGGTGGCTGGCCATGGGTCTGCTGGGATTGGCATGGATGGCGCTGTGGCTAAGGTTCGATCCCCAGCGCCGATCCGACCATGCGGGCAAGGTCCCGTTCGCACCCGCGATCGTCTGCGCGGCGGTGGTCGCGGTCATCGCGACGACGCTGCTTTAG
- the aroC gene encoding chorismate synthase — MLRWQTAGESHGEALVAMIEGLPAGVRVTSDDVVDALARRRLGYGRGARMKFEQDKVRLLTGVRFGETLGSPVAIEIANTEWPKWTEVMSADPLDHDLPREGRNAPLSRPRPGHADLTGMRKYGFDDARPVLERSSARETASRVALGAVAARFLEQAFGIRTVSHVISIGGAGVEDADDAALPTPDDVEALDASPVRTLDKAAEERMIARIDEIKSTADTVGGVIEVLAYGVPAGIGTYVESDRRLDAALASAVMGIQAIKGVEIGDGFLEAVRPGSQAHDEMVPGADGRITRLTNRAGGIEGGMSNGQPIRVRAAMKPIPSIPRALRTVDVTDGEAASAINQRSDTTAVPAASVVAEAMVRLTLARYALDKFGGDSVAETRRNFEQYVASWPEHMR; from the coding sequence ATGTTGCGCTGGCAGACGGCGGGGGAATCACACGGCGAGGCGCTGGTCGCGATGATCGAGGGGTTGCCTGCGGGCGTTCGGGTCACCAGCGATGACGTCGTCGATGCATTGGCGAGACGGCGCCTGGGATACGGGCGCGGCGCGCGCATGAAGTTCGAGCAGGATAAGGTGCGTCTGCTCACCGGCGTGCGTTTCGGCGAGACCCTGGGATCACCGGTGGCCATCGAGATCGCGAACACCGAATGGCCGAAATGGACCGAGGTGATGAGCGCGGATCCACTCGACCACGATCTGCCGCGTGAGGGGCGCAACGCCCCGCTGAGCAGGCCGCGGCCGGGACACGCCGACCTCACCGGCATGCGCAAATACGGGTTCGACGACGCGAGACCCGTGCTGGAGCGCTCCAGCGCGCGCGAGACCGCGTCCCGCGTGGCGCTGGGCGCGGTCGCCGCGCGGTTCCTTGAGCAGGCGTTCGGCATTCGCACCGTGTCGCATGTGATCTCCATCGGAGGGGCGGGCGTCGAGGACGCCGATGACGCAGCGTTGCCGACCCCCGACGACGTCGAAGCGCTGGACGCATCCCCGGTGCGTACGCTGGACAAGGCGGCCGAGGAGAGGATGATCGCGCGCATCGACGAGATCAAGTCCACCGCCGATACCGTCGGCGGCGTGATCGAAGTGCTCGCATACGGCGTGCCCGCCGGCATCGGCACCTACGTCGAATCGGATCGCCGGCTCGACGCTGCCTTGGCCTCGGCGGTCATGGGCATCCAGGCCATCAAGGGCGTGGAGATCGGCGACGGGTTCCTGGAGGCCGTGCGCCCCGGATCGCAGGCGCATGACGAGATGGTCCCCGGCGCAGATGGGCGCATCACGCGACTGACCAACCGTGCGGGCGGCATCGAAGGCGGCATGTCGAACGGCCAGCCGATTCGCGTACGGGCCGCGATGAAGCCGATCCCCTCGATTCCGCGCGCCCTTCGCACGGTCGACGTCACCGACGGCGAGGCCGCATCCGCCATCAACCAGCGTTCCGACACCACGGCCGTGCCTGCGGCCTCCGTCGTGGCCGAGGCCATGGTCCGACTCACCTTGGCGCGATACGCCCTTGACAAGTTCGGCGGAGACAGCGTAGCGGAGACGCGCCGCAACTTCGAGCAGTACGTCGCCTCCTGGCCGGAGCACATGCGCTGA
- the sufC gene encoding Fe-S cluster assembly ATPase SufC, which produces MAEQHTLEIKDLYASVETKEGRKQILKGVNLTVHSGETHAIMGPNGSGKSTLAYTLAGHPKYEVDSGEALLDGVDILKQTPDLRAKEGLFLAMQYPVEVPGVSMTNFLRTAKTEVDGKAPAIRTWTKELGVAMKKLRMDPKFASRSVNEGFSGGEKKRAEVLQLELLKPKFAIMDETDSGLDVDALRIVSEGVNRAKESTGLGILMVTHYTRILKYIKPDIVHVFADGHFVKTGGPELADELEETGYDKYLPEGSDSESALA; this is translated from the coding sequence ATGGCCGAACAGCACACTCTCGAAATCAAGGACCTCTACGCATCCGTGGAGACCAAGGAGGGTCGCAAGCAGATTCTCAAAGGCGTGAACCTCACCGTGCATTCCGGCGAGACCCACGCGATCATGGGCCCCAACGGCTCCGGCAAGTCCACGCTCGCCTACACGCTGGCCGGCCACCCCAAGTACGAGGTCGACTCGGGCGAGGCGCTGCTCGACGGCGTCGACATCCTCAAGCAGACCCCCGACCTGCGCGCCAAGGAAGGGCTCTTCCTCGCCATGCAGTACCCGGTCGAGGTTCCTGGCGTGTCGATGACCAACTTCCTGCGCACCGCCAAGACCGAGGTCGACGGCAAGGCTCCCGCCATCCGCACCTGGACCAAAGAGCTCGGCGTCGCGATGAAGAAGCTGCGCATGGACCCGAAGTTCGCGTCGCGTTCCGTCAACGAAGGTTTCTCCGGCGGCGAGAAGAAGCGCGCCGAAGTGCTCCAGCTCGAACTGCTCAAGCCGAAGTTCGCCATCATGGACGAGACCGATTCCGGCCTCGACGTGGACGCCCTGCGCATCGTGTCCGAAGGCGTGAACCGCGCCAAGGAGAGCACCGGACTGGGCATCCTGATGGTCACGCACTACACGCGCATCCTCAAGTACATCAAGCCCGACATCGTGCATGTGTTCGCAGACGGCCACTTCGTCAAGACCGGCGGTCCCGAGCTTGCCGACGAACTCGAAGAGACCGGCTACGACAAGTACCTGCCCGAAGGCTCCGACTCCGAATCGGCTCTGGCCTGA
- the aroQ gene encoding type II 3-dehydroquinate dehydratase yields the protein MTKVIVVNGPNLGRLGVRQPDVYGRQDLETLRTQCSQWGAALGLKVEVRQTDDEAEMVRWMHQAVDEQTPVVMNPAAFTHYSYALADAAHMVGDAGLPLIEVHISNPSARDEFRKRSVISPVATGTITGMGFYGYKLALDAIAHLIG from the coding sequence ATGACCAAGGTGATAGTCGTCAACGGACCGAATCTGGGCCGCCTCGGAGTGCGTCAGCCGGACGTCTACGGCAGGCAGGATCTTGAGACGCTGCGCACGCAATGCTCCCAGTGGGGCGCCGCGCTCGGGCTGAAGGTCGAGGTGCGCCAGACCGACGACGAGGCCGAGATGGTGCGCTGGATGCATCAGGCCGTCGACGAGCAGACCCCGGTGGTGATGAACCCGGCCGCATTCACGCATTACTCGTACGCGCTGGCCGACGCCGCGCACATGGTGGGCGATGCCGGACTGCCGCTGATAGAGGTGCACATCTCCAATCCCTCCGCCCGTGATGAGTTCCGCAAGCGTTCGGTCATCAGCCCGGTCGCCACCGGCACCATCACGGGAATGGGATTCTACGGGTACAAGCTCGCGCTGGACGCCATCGCGCATCTTATCGGCTGA
- the sufB gene encoding Fe-S cluster assembly protein SufB, translating into MSQYVADRQRVDEEKLKKDDEIIQQFGDYTYGWHDSDAAGEAAKRGIDEQVVRDISADKGEPQWMLDMRLRGFKAFLEKPMPDWGVDLSGFNADDFKYYVKPIDKQAKTWEELPDDIRSTYDRLGIPEAEKSRLVSGVAAQYESEVIYNSIQKDLADQGVIFVDTDTAVREYPDLVKKYFGTVVSPEDNKFGALNTAAWSGGSFVYVPKGVHVDIPLQAYFRINTPAMGQFERTLIIADEGSYVHYVEGCTAPIWSEDSLHAAIVEIIVEKHARVRYTTVQNWSNNVYNLVTQRAYVREGGTMEWVDGNIGSKATMKYPACILAEPYAKAETMSLGFAGKGQYQDTGAKMIHLAPHTSSTIVAKSISRGGGRSAYRGLVKIVDGAEGSSNSTVCDALLVDDFSRSDTYPHVDVREDDVTMAHEATVSKVSEDQLFYLMSRGLEEKEAMGMIVRGFVEPISRELPMEYALELNRLVELQMEGSVG; encoded by the coding sequence ATGAGCCAGTATGTGGCCGATCGCCAGCGTGTGGACGAAGAGAAACTCAAAAAGGATGACGAGATCATCCAGCAATTCGGTGATTACACCTACGGCTGGCATGATTCCGACGCGGCCGGCGAGGCCGCGAAGCGCGGCATCGATGAACAGGTCGTGCGTGACATCAGCGCGGACAAGGGCGAGCCGCAGTGGATGCTCGACATGCGTCTGCGCGGATTCAAGGCGTTCCTTGAGAAGCCGATGCCCGATTGGGGCGTGGACCTGAGCGGATTCAACGCCGACGACTTCAAGTACTACGTCAAGCCGATCGACAAGCAGGCCAAGACGTGGGAGGAGCTGCCGGACGACATCCGCTCCACCTACGACCGACTGGGCATCCCCGAGGCCGAGAAAAGCCGTCTGGTCTCCGGCGTGGCCGCGCAGTACGAGTCCGAAGTGATTTACAACTCCATCCAGAAGGACCTCGCCGACCAGGGCGTGATCTTCGTGGACACCGACACCGCCGTGCGCGAATACCCCGACCTGGTGAAGAAGTACTTCGGCACCGTCGTGAGCCCCGAAGACAACAAGTTCGGCGCCCTCAACACTGCCGCATGGTCCGGTGGCTCGTTCGTGTACGTGCCGAAGGGCGTGCACGTGGACATCCCGCTACAGGCCTACTTCCGCATCAACACGCCGGCCATGGGCCAGTTCGAGCGTACGCTGATCATCGCCGACGAAGGCTCCTACGTGCACTACGTCGAGGGATGCACCGCCCCGATCTGGTCCGAGGACTCGCTGCACGCCGCCATCGTCGAGATCATCGTCGAGAAGCATGCGCGCGTGCGCTACACCACCGTGCAGAACTGGTCGAACAACGTCTACAACCTCGTCACCCAGCGCGCCTACGTGCGCGAGGGCGGCACGATGGAATGGGTTGACGGCAACATCGGCTCCAAGGCCACGATGAAGTACCCGGCGTGCATTCTTGCCGAGCCGTACGCCAAGGCCGAGACCATGTCCCTCGGCTTCGCCGGTAAGGGCCAGTATCAGGATACCGGCGCGAAGATGATTCATCTCGCTCCGCACACCAGCTCCACGATCGTCGCCAAGTCGATCTCGCGCGGCGGTGGCCGCTCCGCGTACCGCGGACTGGTCAAGATCGTCGACGGAGCCGAAGGCTCGTCGAACTCCACCGTGTGCGACGCCCTGCTGGTGGACGACTTCAGCCGTTCCGACACGTACCCGCATGTGGACGTGCGTGAGGACGACGTGACGATGGCCCACGAGGCCACGGTCTCCAAGGTCTCCGAGGATCAGCTGTTCTATCTGATGAGCCGCGGCCTTGAGGAGAAGGAGGCCATGGGCATGATCGTGCGTGGCTTCGTCGAGCCGATCAGCCGCGAGCTGCCGATGGAGTACGCGCTCGAACTGAACCGTTTGGTCGAACTGCAGATGGAAGGATCGGTGGGCTGA
- a CDS encoding sortase family protein — protein sequence MATLAMLPQVMSISALRSEPAHAATSGITLRAGENLTLAGHAFTVTRIGRYDDVRHAGGTVTGFDVVGDTAWRTASSMQSSPRNETGMTNETGMTVDEAQAYNRRLIDSGQYDLGQPDAEQQNGSGDSGTVIGRILIPTISTDLPIRQSSDAETLRRGAGLLHDTSLPVGGPGTAGCTARRSIPIYGLHADDPGNDDSPRDVHTRNRHGTSKAVTESYQ from the coding sequence ATGGCGACGTTGGCCATGTTGCCGCAGGTCATGTCCATCAGCGCGTTGCGCTCGGAGCCCGCGCATGCAGCGACGAGCGGCATCACGCTTCGCGCCGGGGAGAATCTCACGCTTGCGGGTCATGCGTTCACGGTGACGCGCATCGGCCGATATGACGATGTCAGGCATGCCGGCGGTACAGTGACCGGATTCGATGTCGTCGGCGACACGGCATGGAGAACCGCGTCCTCCATGCAATCGTCGCCTCGAAACGAAACCGGCATGACGAACGAAACCGGAATGACGGTTGACGAAGCACAGGCATACAACCGGAGGCTCATTGATTCAGGACAATACGATCTCGGGCAACCGGATGCCGAGCAACAGAACGGCTCCGGAGATTCGGGCACGGTCATCGGCAGGATACTGATCCCGACCATATCGACTGACTTGCCCATCCGCCAGAGCTCTGACGCAGAGACGCTGCGGCGCGGTGCCGGCCTGCTACACGACACCAGTCTGCCCGTCGGAGGCCCCGGAACCGCAGGATGCACCGCAAGACGATCGATCCCGATATATGGGCTTCATGCCGACGATCCCGGCAACGACGATTCCCCTCGTGACGTTCACACACGCAATCGGCACGGAACTTCAAAGGCTGTTACGGAATCGTACCAATAG
- a CDS encoding CTP synthase, whose product MVRRQHGNSQEHITKHIFVTGGVVSSLGKGLTASSLGRLLRSRGIHVLQQKLDPYINVDPGTMNPFQHGEVYVTEDGAETDLDIGHYERFLDVFLSQKANVTTGQIYQEVLRKERAGEYLGQCVQVIPHITNEIKSRMRAQASDDVDVIITEIGGTVGDIESQPFLEAAREVRRDLGAENCMFVHVSLVPYISAAHELKTKPTQHSVMMLRQFGISPDALVLRSDRPLNKSIKDKISLMCDVDEEGVVNCVDAPSIYDVPRILFDEGLDAYVVRELGLPFHDVDWDEWADLLERVHHPKHEVNVAIVGKYIDLPDAYLSVTEAIKAGGFANWAKVNVKWVAADKCETEEGAAAALDQVDGIVIPGGFGIRGIDGKIGALKYARENKLPALGLCLGLQSMVIEYSRHVLGIEDANSSEFEPDCSNPVIATMEEQKDIVAGHGDMGHTMRLGSYPAELEEDSLVAQLYGTTHVTERHRHRYEVNVAYKDLLREGGLRISGQSPDGELTEFVELPQDVHPFYVGTQAHPEFKSRPTKPHPLFAGLVKAALDHQEARQA is encoded by the coding sequence ATGGTTAGAAGACAACATGGCAATTCTCAAGAACACATCACCAAGCACATTTTCGTTACCGGTGGCGTGGTCTCATCCCTCGGAAAAGGCCTGACCGCCTCCTCGCTCGGTCGTCTGCTGCGCAGCCGCGGCATCCATGTGCTGCAGCAGAAGCTCGACCCGTACATCAACGTCGACCCGGGCACCATGAACCCGTTCCAGCACGGCGAGGTCTATGTGACCGAAGACGGTGCCGAGACCGATCTCGACATCGGCCACTACGAGCGCTTCCTCGACGTGTTCCTCTCCCAGAAGGCCAACGTCACCACCGGGCAGATTTATCAGGAGGTGCTGCGCAAGGAACGCGCGGGGGAGTACCTCGGCCAGTGCGTGCAGGTCATCCCGCACATCACCAACGAGATCAAGTCCCGCATGCGCGCCCAGGCGAGCGATGATGTCGACGTGATCATCACCGAAATCGGCGGCACGGTCGGCGACATCGAATCCCAGCCGTTCCTGGAGGCGGCCCGTGAGGTGCGTCGCGACCTCGGCGCCGAGAACTGCATGTTCGTGCACGTCTCCCTGGTGCCCTACATCTCCGCCGCGCACGAGCTCAAGACCAAGCCGACCCAGCACTCCGTGATGATGCTGCGCCAGTTCGGCATTTCCCCGGATGCGCTGGTGCTGCGTTCCGACCGCCCGCTCAACAAGTCCATCAAGGACAAGATCTCCCTGATGTGCGACGTGGATGAGGAGGGCGTGGTCAACTGCGTGGACGCGCCGAGCATCTACGACGTGCCGCGCATCCTGTTCGACGAGGGCCTTGACGCCTACGTGGTGCGCGAGCTGGGGCTGCCGTTCCACGACGTCGACTGGGACGAGTGGGCTGACCTGCTGGAGCGCGTGCACCACCCCAAGCACGAGGTCAACGTGGCGATCGTCGGCAAGTACATCGACCTGCCGGACGCCTACCTGTCCGTCACCGAGGCCATCAAGGCCGGCGGCTTCGCCAACTGGGCCAAGGTCAACGTCAAGTGGGTCGCCGCCGACAAGTGCGAGACCGAGGAGGGCGCGGCCGCCGCGCTTGACCAGGTCGACGGCATCGTCATCCCCGGCGGTTTCGGCATCCGCGGCATCGACGGCAAGATCGGCGCGCTCAAGTACGCGCGCGAAAACAAGCTGCCTGCTCTCGGCCTGTGCCTCGGCCTGCAGTCCATGGTCATCGAATACTCTCGCCACGTGCTGGGCATCGAGGACGCGAACTCCTCCGAGTTCGAGCCCGACTGCTCCAACCCGGTCATCGCCACGATGGAGGAGCAGAAGGACATCGTCGCCGGCCACGGCGACATGGGCCACACCATGCGTCTGGGCAGCTACCCGGCCGAGCTGGAGGAGGACTCCCTCGTTGCGCAGCTGTACGGCACCACGCATGTCACCGAGCGTCACCGCCACCGCTATGAGGTGAACGTGGCCTACAAGGATCTCCTGCGCGAGGGGGGCCTGCGCATTTCCGGTCAGAGCCCGGACGGCGAGCTCACCGAGTTCGTTGAGCTGCCGCAGGATGTGCACCCGTTCTATGTCGGCACCCAGGCTCACCCGGAGTTCAAGTCCCGCCCGACCAAGCCCCACCCCCTGTTCGCGGGGCTCGTCAAGGCCGCGCTGGATCACCAGGAAGCCCGTCAGGCCTGA